The Phormidium ambiguum IAM M-71 sequence ACTTGTAGAGGTGTGGTTTGTAGGAAGCCTTGACCGATCGACATATTCACAGTATCACCGATCGTCCATTCATATTTCAGTCGCCGCAGTTTCCAATCATTATCCGGGACTAAGCCTGCAACTTCTTCTTTTTTCAACTCAAAGCCTGTTTCTTTCCCAAAGCCAAACTTTCTCGTCCAATCAATCAAAGTTGGCCCACCAACTCGCATCCCCACTTGATAAAAGAAAGTGTCGCTACTCCACTTCATTGCCCCTACAAATCCCAAAGGCCCAAATCCAGCCCGGTTCCAATCTGCAAACCAAATTCCCCCAACTCTAATCGCTGGATAAGTCGGCAAGACTGTATCTGGAGAATATTTACCTGATTCTAAAGCTGCTGCTGTGGTGACGATTTTAAAGGTACTAGCGGGAGGAAATGCTTGGAGCGATCGATTGACAAAAGGATGATCTTTTGCTTGTAATTTTCGCCAAGTTTCTTTATCAATGCGAGAGGAAAAAATATTTGGGTCAAAAGCAGGACGAGAAACCATTGCTAAAATTGCCCCATTTCTAGGGTCCATTGCAATAATTGAGCCTTTATGTTCCCCTAAAACAGCTTCGGCGGCTTTTTGTAATTCCAAGTCCAAGGTTAGTTGGACGTTTTTCCCTGGCGTGGAGGGCTTTTCACCCAAAATCCTGACAATCTGTCCCCGTCCATCTACTTCTACCTGTTGACCACCCCAAGTTCCACGTAATGATTTTTCAAAGGCATATTCGGCTCCCATTTGCCCAACCACATCTCCGATGCGATACCCTTCTGGACGGCGTTTGTAGAGTTCGATATCGCTTAATTCACCTGTATAACCGAGTACATGAGCCGCTACCTCGCCGTTAGGATACATCCGCAAAGCTTCGATATCGACACTGACTCCTTCTAGTTCATTTCTCGATTCTTCCAGGGCAATAATTTGTTCTGGGGAAATATCTCTGGCAATTCTGACTAGAGTAGGAGAATTCTCACTACCCTCTACTCGTTTTTGAATATCTTCTTCGGGAATGCCTAAAACTTCTGCTAGGCGTTTGCGGGTGTTTGGCCAATGGGGTTCTTTATTGACCAGCGGCCAAAGGTATACTGAACGAGCTAGACGACTACTAGCCAGGATTTTGCCTTTGCGATCGAAAATGTTACCGCGTTCCGGTTGCTTGGGCATCAACCGAATCCGGTTTTTTTCGGCTAATTCCCGGTTGCGTTTTCCTTCTACCAATTGCAGATAAGCAAGACGACTACCAAGAGCTCCCACCAGCATTAGGGAGATAATTAACATAACAATTAGCGATTGGTAACTACGTCCTACGGTACGAGTTTTCCGTTGGTTATCTAGTGAGGAAGACTGAATCAGAGCCATATAGTAGCAATTGAAAGATCTTAAACGCCTAAAATTAATATGGTTGGGAACTTATATCAGGCGCGAGCGCCTGAGCAAAATAGTACCTTTAAGAAATAGCACCTATTGCTGATTTTTCACCAGCAATTTTAGATTTTAGATTGTGGATTTGGGTTTCGATCGCAAGTGGCACAGAATAAATCTAAAATACCTGCTACACACAGGCTGTGCTTTCCGTAAATCCGGGGTAAATCCCAAATCTAAAAATTGGTTGGCTAGCTGTGCATCTGGCTTTAGCTTAGGGCAGAATGTCAAAATAAGCCAAGAACAATTTTGCCACTGAATCAGCTGATTCAATCTGTTTTCACTTGTAACTTCAGGCATCGCTACAGGAAGTCGCCATTATGTCTCAAATTGCCGTCCAGAATCAAGATGCTAAATACACTCACAATGCGCTGGATGTTGAACTGCGTAAGGTTTTTAAGGTTTTTAATGGAGAAACTGCCGTTCGTGGGGTTGATTTAAACATCCACCAAGGCGAATTTTTTAGTATTCTTGGCCCTTCTGGGTGCGGTAAAACCACTACTTTACGTTTAATTGCTGGTTTTGAGTCGCCTTCTGCTGGAGAGGTGTTGATTCAAAATCAGTCGATGACTCATGTTCCGCCTTACCGCCGCCCAGTAAATACGGTGTTCCAAAGTTATGCTTTGTTTAATCATTTGACGGTGTGGGAAAATGTGGCTTTTGGGTTACGTATTAAACGTCTCAATAAAGCTGCGGTTGCCGATCGCGTTAAAGGTGCGCTCAAATTAGTCAAAATGGAATCATTAGCTAACCGTTTCCCTACTCAGCTTTCGGGGGGACAGCAACAACGGGTGGCTTTAGCTAGGGCTTTAGTTAATCGTCCCGCTGTGTTGTTGTTAGATGAACCTTTGGGCGCGTTGGATTTGAAATTGCGGAAAGAAATGCAAGTAGAATTATCAAATCTTCACCAAGATTTGGGTTTAACTTTTGTCATGGTGACACACGATCAAGAGGAGGCTTTGAGTCTTTCCGATCGCATTTCCGTAATGCACGAAGGTAAAATCGAACAAATTGGCACTCCTAGCGAAATTTATGAACGTCCCCAAACTGCTTTTGTGGCCGATTTTATTGGGGATACTAATTTGTTTCGTGGACGAGTACTCGCTACTGAAGGTTCGGATTTACAAGTTTTGACTGATAGTAAAATTAAAATCTTTGTCCAAAAACAAGAATCTGCTCCTGTTTTTCAGGCTCAAGATCCAGTAGTCGTGAGCGTGCGACCGGAGAAAATTAAACTAAGTTTTGATCCGCCAAGTTTTAAAGGTAATTGTTTTATTGGACAGTTAAAAAATGTTATGTATTTGGGAACTCATGTTCATTGTTTGGTAGAACTGGATTCTGGCGATCGCATGACGGTGATGCAAGCTAATAATTTTGCTACTTTACCCGATGCAAATCAGCCTGTCTATGTTTACTGGAATCCTCACGATTGTCTGGCTTTAGTTAATAGTTAATTTAGCCAATTAACGCCAGAACTTCCTCTGATTCAATGATGTCCAGTTCATCAGGATAAAGAGTAAAATGCTGGGATTAGACGAATTTTTCCAAGAGTTAGAATCTCACTGTCCAAAAAAAGCGATCGCTACTTTCTTAAATAGTGAAGGTGAATGCTTTGTGGTAGATTTAATCCGAGAAGCAGATGCAGTAAAATATGGTTACGATCGTCATATCAAAGCATTGCTTAGCCAAAAAATTAGCCAAGGTTGCACTCCTTATGGTTCTCTGATTTTACGTTCCTTTACTACGGAAATCGATCGCCTAACTCGCCTACCTTACAAGGAACTCCGAGGCTATATTCTCAAATCCATTGACGATCGTTTAGAATTTGAAAAACTTTCTCCTGAAATGTTATTTGCTTGTCAAAATACCGATGCTGAAACAGGTGAACCTTTACCTTTAGAACAATCAGTACGCTACTGTTAAAACAGTAGAAAAATCGATCGCCATTTACTAATTAACAATGAAAAACTTGGCTCTAAAACGACGTAATTTTCTGAAAACAGCAGTAGCGGCAACTTCAGGCATAATTCTATCTAGTTGTGGCTGGACGCTAGCCCAAGTCAGACCAGCTACTCCTAATAAAGGCAATTCTAATCAATTATATATTTATACTTGGTCTGGTTATACTAATGATGAATTACTTAATAAATTTACAGAACTTACTGATGTAAAAGCAGTAGCCAATGTGTTTGATTCTAATGAGGCGATGTTAGCTAAAATTCAGGCGGGTGGGGGTGCTGACTATAGCATTATTTACCCTTCTGATTATATGGTTAGACAAATGTTAGAAATGGGTTTATTAATGGAATTAGACCCCGATCGTCTGAATGGTTTAAATAATTTAATGCCCCAATTTCAAAATCCTGAATATGACCCTGGAAACCGTCATAGTATACCTGTTAGTTGGGGAACAACTGGGTTAATTTATAATAGCAAAAAACTCGCCAAAGCACCAGAAGATTGGGAATATTTATGGCAAAATAAAGAGATACTATCTAAACGCATGACTTTAATGGATGACGTGCGAGAAGTGATGGGGGCAACTTTGCGAATGTTGGGTTATTCATATAATTCAACGAATCGTCAAGAAGTAAATCAAGCTTACCAAAAATTGCGAGAATTAAAATCTGCGATCGCATCTTTTACCACTGATGCTTGGAAAGAACAAATCTTAGCTGGAGACTTATTAATCGCAATGGGTTATTCCGCAGATGCGATCGAAGTTATGGAAGAAAACCCCGATTTAAAATATGTCATTCCGCGCAGTGGAACATCCTTATGGACAGACACAATGGTAATTCCCAAAAGCGCACCCAATCCCGAAGCAGCTTATGCTTGGATTAGTTTTATGTTAGAACCTTCTGTAGCTGCCTTAGTCACAGAAACCTTGAACTTTGCCACAGCAAATAATACCGCACTGAAAAAATTACCGGAAAAAATTACCAAAAATCCTACCTTATTTCCGCCAGAATCAGTATTAACGAAAGCTGAAAGAATCACACCAGTTGGTGAATTTAGCGAAGTTTTCGATAACTACTGGACGCAACTTAGAAGCAGCTAAAATCCCCCAAACTTTAAAATTTTCTATCTAATATATCGTCCTGTGTCTACTCAAACTCCTTCCGTAAATCCCAATTCTAACCAGCCTGTTCCTGCCAAAACTCCCAACAAAAAAGTTGGTCAACGGTGGTGGGAACCTTTAACACTACTTGGCCCGGCGGGGTTATGGTTATTACTATTATTAGTATTACCCACTTTCGTAATTTTGGAATTAAGTTTAGTTCCCGGAATTAAACCCGGACAAGTAGTAAATCCTTCGGGAATAGCGAATTATATTCAAGCATTTCAACCAGTATATCTGACAGTAATTGGTCGATCGCTCTTTTTAGCCTTCGGAACCACAATAATTTGTTTACTTCTAGGATTTCCTGTAGCTTATTGGATTGCCTTATTAAGTCCAAAAAGATGGCGAAACTTACTTTTAGTCGCCTTTGTTTTGCCCTTGTGGACTTCTTCATTATTAAGAACTTATGCTTGGATTACCATTTTACGACGCAGTGGACTTTTAAACACAATTCTCGGAAACATCGGGCTTCCCCCATTAGATTTACTTTATACCGATACCGCAGTTCTCATAGGTATGAGTTATGGATTATTACCGTACATGGTATTAATTCTCTATGCCTCTTTAGAAAAATTAGACCGCAGATTATTAGAAGCAGCAGCAGACTTAGGCGCAAATCCAATTCAAACATTTACCAAAGTTACCATACCGCAAACTTTACCTGGAATTGCGGCTGGTTCCTTGCTAGTTTTTATTACTGGATTAGGCGATTTTGTCGATCCAGAATTACTTGGTGGTGCTTCCAGTATGACCGTTTCTCGACTAATTTATAACCAATTTTTAGGCGCAACCCAAAACTGGGGATTTGGCTCTGCTTTGAGTATGTTATTAATTATGGCAGTTAGTATTGCGATCGCACTTTTAATCAAATTTGGCGAAACAACTCCTCAGCGTTAGTGATTGGATTTTGGAGACAAGTTTATGACAGAAAATCAAACGATTACTTCCAAAAGTTCCGAACTGTACGAAATGGATTTCTATGCTTGGACGATCGAACAAGCCCAGTTTTTGCGAGAAGGTTCATGGAATAATTTAGATGTCCCAAATTTAATTGAAGAAATAGAATCATTGGGGAAACAGGAACTCCAAAAATTACGAAATCGTTTTGGATTAAAATCATAAAATTTTTGCCGAAAATCTTAACAAATTGGCACTAGTAAAAATCAACTTGACATGATACTATCTAGATAATGGAAAAGGTCTGCTCATATATACTAATTTTTCAAATTAAAAACCCTTGCGAGGTAGAAAGCGATTCCACTTTCTGCCAAACAAAGCTTTAATTAACTATGCAAATATGCCAAAATCCCAATTGTTCAAATCCCTTTAATGCTAACAACAATAATTTCTGTAGTTACTGCGGTGCAAACAAACTAAGTACATTGTTTAGAAACCGCTTTCGGGTAATTGGATTAATTGGTGAAGGAGGATTTGGGAGAACCTATCAAGCAGAAGATATTGATAGATTAGACGATCCTTGTGTTATTAAACAATTTGTCCCCCAAGTGCAGGGAACAGCAGCACTAAACAAAGCAGCCGAACTGTTTAAACAAGAAGCAAAAAGACTCTATGAACTAGGGGAACATCCCCAGATACCGCGACTAATTTCCTACTTTGAACAAGGAACACGCCTGTACTTAGTCGAAGAATTCATTCAAGGACGAACCTTATTAGAAGAACTGCAACAAAGGACATTTAGTGAGAGTCAAATATTGCAAGTTTTAACAGATTTATTACCAGTATTGCAATTCATTCACGAACACAAAATAATTCATAGAGATATCAAACCAGAAAACATTATTCGTCGCCAAAGTGATGGCAGATTAATACTAATTGATTTCGGTGGAGCAAAGCAAGTAACACAGACTAGTTTAGCGAAACCGGGAACGGGAATTTACACCCCTGGATATGCAGCAATTGAACAAATTTCAGGTCATCCTTGTCTTGGTAGCGACTTATATAGTTTAGGTGCAACTTGCGTGCGGTTATTAACAGGATGCTTACCTGTTCCTGATACTTTTGGCGATCTGGAAGATTTGATATATGATTCTAATGAAGCGCGTTGGTTATGGCGAGAATATTTGCAAAAAAAAGGGGTAAAAATTAGTAATCAACTAGGGGAAATTTTAGATAAGTTATTAGCGCCTTTTCCTAAAAATAGATTTCAGTCAGCTGAGGAAGTTTTGCAGGTTTTGAATTATCCGCTTTCGAGTGTAGCGTTAAATTCAATTTCACCGCAACCTTATGTTAAGCCAGTGAGTAACTTGCAGGCTTTTCAATTTGAAGTAATTACTGTAGATTCGCAAGGAAAGAAAATCAAAACAGAAAGCCATCAAGCCGAATTTTTTGTGGAAAACTTAGGCAAAGGTGTAACTCTAGAAATGGTATCCATTCCCGGTGGAACTTTTATTATGGGTTCACCAAGAAATGAAGGTTATGCCAACGAAAAACCACAACACAAAGTCAAAATTTCTCCCTTTTTTATGGGTAAATATGCAGTTACCCAAGCACAATGGAAAATTATCGCCACTTTACCCAAAATAAGTTTAGATTTAAATCCCGATCCATCCCATTTTAAAGGAGCAAATCGACCAGTTGAACAAGTAGATTGGCACGAAGCACAAGAATTTTGTGAACGACTTTCCCGAAAAACAAACAAAACTTATCGTTTACCTAGCGAAGCAGAATGGGAATACGCCTGTCGCGCTGGAACAACCACACCCTTCTACTGTGGCGACACAATCACGGCTAATTTAGCGAACTATGACGGAAATTATACCGAAGAAGTAGGGAGATTTCCCCCGAATGCTTTTGGACTTTACGATATGCACGGCAATGTGTGGGAATGG is a genomic window containing:
- a CDS encoding polyamine ABC transporter substrate-binding protein — its product is MKNLALKRRNFLKTAVAATSGIILSSCGWTLAQVRPATPNKGNSNQLYIYTWSGYTNDELLNKFTELTDVKAVANVFDSNEAMLAKIQAGGGADYSIIYPSDYMVRQMLEMGLLMELDPDRLNGLNNLMPQFQNPEYDPGNRHSIPVSWGTTGLIYNSKKLAKAPEDWEYLWQNKEILSKRMTLMDDVREVMGATLRMLGYSYNSTNRQEVNQAYQKLRELKSAIASFTTDAWKEQILAGDLLIAMGYSADAIEVMEENPDLKYVIPRSGTSLWTDTMVIPKSAPNPEAAYAWISFMLEPSVAALVTETLNFATANNTALKKLPEKITKNPTLFPPESVLTKAERITPVGEFSEVFDNYWTQLRSS
- the mrdA gene encoding penicillin-binding protein 2, translated to MALIQSSSLDNQRKTRTVGRSYQSLIVMLIISLMLVGALGSRLAYLQLVEGKRNRELAEKNRIRLMPKQPERGNIFDRKGKILASSRLARSVYLWPLVNKEPHWPNTRKRLAEVLGIPEEDIQKRVEGSENSPTLVRIARDISPEQIIALEESRNELEGVSVDIEALRMYPNGEVAAHVLGYTGELSDIELYKRRPEGYRIGDVVGQMGAEYAFEKSLRGTWGGQQVEVDGRGQIVRILGEKPSTPGKNVQLTLDLELQKAAEAVLGEHKGSIIAMDPRNGAILAMVSRPAFDPNIFSSRIDKETWRKLQAKDHPFVNRSLQAFPPASTFKIVTTAAALESGKYSPDTVLPTYPAIRVGGIWFADWNRAGFGPLGFVGAMKWSSDTFFYQVGMRVGGPTLIDWTRKFGFGKETGFELKKEEVAGLVPDNDWKLRRLKYEWTIGDTVNMSIGQGFLQTTPLQVAVMFAVPANGGYLVKPHILKDNEESKNWRESLNMKPKTVEVIHKGLRATITTGTGKALNVKTIPPAAGKSGTSEVGHGKKVHTWFGAYAPEDKPEIVVVVFGEHSGGGGGSFAAPKVLKVLEAYFNQKEAAQGKKKEKKVEEKPEGRSQGRRLRGRRRR
- a CDS encoding ABC transporter permease, translating into MSTQTPSVNPNSNQPVPAKTPNKKVGQRWWEPLTLLGPAGLWLLLLLVLPTFVILELSLVPGIKPGQVVNPSGIANYIQAFQPVYLTVIGRSLFLAFGTTIICLLLGFPVAYWIALLSPKRWRNLLLVAFVLPLWTSSLLRTYAWITILRRSGLLNTILGNIGLPPLDLLYTDTAVLIGMSYGLLPYMVLILYASLEKLDRRLLEAAADLGANPIQTFTKVTIPQTLPGIAAGSLLVFITGLGDFVDPELLGGASSMTVSRLIYNQFLGATQNWGFGSALSMLLIMAVSIAIALLIKFGETTPQR
- a CDS encoding ABC transporter ATP-binding protein, with amino-acid sequence MSQIAVQNQDAKYTHNALDVELRKVFKVFNGETAVRGVDLNIHQGEFFSILGPSGCGKTTTLRLIAGFESPSAGEVLIQNQSMTHVPPYRRPVNTVFQSYALFNHLTVWENVAFGLRIKRLNKAAVADRVKGALKLVKMESLANRFPTQLSGGQQQRVALARALVNRPAVLLLDEPLGALDLKLRKEMQVELSNLHQDLGLTFVMVTHDQEEALSLSDRISVMHEGKIEQIGTPSEIYERPQTAFVADFIGDTNLFRGRVLATEGSDLQVLTDSKIKIFVQKQESAPVFQAQDPVVVSVRPEKIKLSFDPPSFKGNCFIGQLKNVMYLGTHVHCLVELDSGDRMTVMQANNFATLPDANQPVYVYWNPHDCLALVNS